In a genomic window of Longimicrobiales bacterium:
- a CDS encoding carbohydrate ABC transporter permease encodes MRTPLAQRLLLYVLLLLGAVIALLPMVWMVSASLMPAGAANSYPPRLFPETVTFEHYRALFTRLNLGRYLLNSTFIATVVTTISLLINSMAGYAFAKLCFRGRDRVFRLLSMGLVIPVQVSMLPLFLLMREMGLINTYWGVIIPSMASIFGIFLVRQYAFSIPDDLLDAARVDGAGELRIYLSIVLPVIRPILATLAIWTFLSTWNDFMWPLIVLSDDSMFTLPVALANLSGERVQDTELMMAGAVLTVLPVMLVFLVLQRYYVEGITLGSVKG; translated from the coding sequence ATGAGGACGCCGCTCGCGCAGCGCCTGCTGCTCTACGTGCTGCTGCTGCTCGGCGCTGTGATCGCGCTGCTGCCCATGGTGTGGATGGTGTCGGCGTCGCTGATGCCGGCCGGCGCCGCGAACTCGTATCCGCCGCGCCTGTTTCCCGAGACCGTGACATTCGAGCACTACCGCGCGCTGTTCACCCGGCTGAACCTCGGGCGCTACCTCCTCAACAGCACGTTCATCGCCACGGTCGTCACGACGATCTCGCTGCTGATCAACTCCATGGCCGGGTATGCGTTCGCGAAGCTGTGCTTTCGCGGCCGCGACCGCGTGTTCCGCCTGCTGTCGATGGGGCTGGTCATCCCCGTCCAGGTCTCGATGCTGCCGCTCTTCCTGCTCATGCGGGAAATGGGACTGATCAACACGTACTGGGGCGTGATCATCCCCAGCATGGCGAGCATCTTCGGAATCTTCCTCGTCCGGCAGTACGCGTTCTCGATTCCCGACGACCTGCTGGACGCCGCGCGCGTCGACGGCGCCGGCGAGCTGCGCATCTACCTCTCGATCGTGCTGCCGGTGATCCGCCCGATCCTGGCGACGCTCGCGATCTGGACGTTCCTGTCGACGTGGAACGACTTCATGTGGCCGCTCATCGTGCTGAGCGACGATTCGATGTTCACGCTGCCGGTCGCGCTTGCCAACCTGTCGGGCGAGCGCGTGCAGGACACGGAGCTGATGATGGCCGGTGCGGTGCTCACCGTGCTGCCCGTCATGCTCGTGTTCCTCGTGCTGCAGCGTTACTACGTGGAGGGGATCACCCTCGGAAGCGTGAAGGGATGA
- a CDS encoding sugar ABC transporter permease translates to MTAPAMSQRAGWWFVLPALALIGGFYFLPVAGSLLLSLTDFDIYAIASLDNARFVGFGNYLALFENPVFWTAVRNTFYFALVGGPLTVAVSLAAALLVNARLVRFRGLFRTIYFVPFVTTLVAVAIVWRYLYHPQYGLLNYMLGWVGIGPIDWLGNPRWAMPAIILMAVWKNFGYHMLIFIAGLQTIPAELYEAAELDGAGPLQRFRHVTLPQLAPTFLFVGVITMIGYFQLFSEPYVMTAGGPLRATTSLVLLMYEEGFRWWRLGTAAAVAFVLFLIILAWTLVQFRLQKEQA, encoded by the coding sequence GTGACTGCGCCGGCGATGAGCCAGCGTGCGGGCTGGTGGTTCGTGCTGCCGGCGCTCGCACTGATCGGCGGGTTCTACTTCCTGCCGGTCGCCGGGTCGCTGCTGCTCAGCCTCACCGACTTCGACATCTACGCGATCGCGTCGCTCGACAACGCGCGCTTCGTCGGCTTCGGCAACTACCTGGCACTCTTCGAGAACCCGGTCTTCTGGACCGCCGTCCGGAACACGTTCTACTTCGCGCTGGTTGGCGGGCCGCTCACGGTGGCGGTCTCACTCGCCGCAGCACTGCTCGTGAATGCGCGGCTGGTGCGATTCAGGGGGCTGTTCCGCACGATCTACTTCGTACCCTTCGTGACGACGCTGGTCGCGGTGGCGATCGTGTGGCGCTACCTGTACCACCCGCAGTACGGGCTGCTCAACTACATGCTCGGCTGGGTCGGCATCGGCCCGATCGACTGGCTGGGCAACCCGCGCTGGGCGATGCCCGCGATCATCCTGATGGCCGTATGGAAGAACTTCGGCTATCACATGCTGATCTTCATCGCGGGGCTGCAGACGATCCCCGCCGAGCTGTACGAGGCCGCGGAGCTGGATGGCGCGGGGCCGCTGCAGCGCTTCCGTCACGTCACGCTGCCGCAGCTGGCGCCGACGTTCCTGTTCGTCGGCGTGATCACGATGATCGGCTACTTCCAGCTCTTCTCCGAGCCCTACGTGATGACGGCCGGCGGTCCGCTGCGCGCGACGACCAGCCTCGTGCTGCTGATGTACGAGGAGGGCTTCCGCTGGTGGCGGCTGGGCACCGCGGCCGCCGTCGCGTTCGTGCTCTTCCTGATCATTCTCGCCTGGACACTGGTGCAGTTCCGGCTGCAGAAGGAACAGGCATGA
- a CDS encoding sugar ABC transporter substrate-binding protein, whose product MRRPGRAFMPLLPALLQLAFAACGGDASAGGAQEIRFWGMGREGEVVAELIEEFEAENPDIRVRVQQIPWTAAHEKLLTAHVGNATPDVAQLGNTWIAEFSAIGALEPLDDWIAASETVRPSSYFEGIWATNEINDTTWGVPWYVDTRLVFYRSDILAAAGYDSLPQSWAGWVEAMKAVKRVVGPDRYPIFLPTNEWAQPVILGLQNGAQLITTDARGAFSEPAFREAFDFYLSLFQRDLAPTMGQFDVANPHQEFERGFFAMWITGPWQMGEFKRRLSPENQDTWATAPMPGPTGAASGYSHAGGSSLVMFSGSEHKQAAWKLIEFLSRPEQQRRFYELTGSLPARMETWQQTDLMNDEHARAFWEQLQRVKPLPAVPEIESIMTAVLQHAEMAIRGGTPAGTVLRELDRTTGRILEKRRWMLARQQEEVASPRGAGAP is encoded by the coding sequence ATGCGACGTCCCGGCCGCGCGTTCATGCCGCTGCTTCCGGCACTGCTGCAACTCGCGTTCGCGGCGTGCGGCGGCGACGCCTCGGCCGGTGGTGCACAGGAGATCCGCTTCTGGGGGATGGGCAGGGAAGGCGAGGTCGTCGCGGAGCTGATCGAGGAGTTCGAGGCGGAGAACCCGGACATCCGCGTGCGCGTGCAGCAGATCCCCTGGACCGCTGCGCACGAGAAGCTGCTCACAGCACATGTCGGCAATGCGACGCCGGACGTCGCGCAGCTCGGCAACACGTGGATCGCGGAGTTTTCCGCGATCGGTGCACTGGAGCCGCTCGATGACTGGATCGCGGCATCGGAAACGGTCCGGCCGTCGTCGTACTTCGAGGGGATCTGGGCGACCAACGAGATCAACGACACGACGTGGGGCGTGCCCTGGTACGTCGACACGCGGCTGGTCTTCTACCGCTCCGACATCCTCGCCGCCGCGGGTTATGACTCGCTGCCGCAGAGCTGGGCCGGCTGGGTAGAGGCGATGAAGGCCGTGAAGCGGGTCGTCGGTCCGGACCGGTACCCGATCTTCCTGCCGACCAACGAGTGGGCGCAGCCGGTGATCCTGGGGCTGCAGAACGGAGCGCAGCTGATCACGACGGACGCGCGCGGCGCGTTCAGCGAGCCCGCGTTCCGCGAGGCATTCGACTTCTACCTGTCGCTCTTCCAGCGGGACCTCGCCCCGACCATGGGGCAGTTCGACGTCGCCAATCCGCACCAGGAGTTCGAGCGCGGGTTCTTCGCGATGTGGATCACGGGCCCGTGGCAGATGGGCGAGTTCAAGCGACGGCTGTCACCGGAGAACCAGGACACGTGGGCGACCGCACCGATGCCGGGGCCCACGGGTGCGGCGAGCGGTTACTCCCATGCCGGCGGTTCGAGTCTCGTGATGTTCAGCGGCTCGGAGCACAAGCAGGCGGCGTGGAAGCTGATCGAGTTCCTGTCGCGGCCCGAGCAGCAGCGTCGCTTCTACGAGCTGACGGGCAGCCTGCCCGCGCGCATGGAGACGTGGCAGCAGACGGACCTGATGAACGACGAGCACGCGCGCGCGTTCTGGGAGCAGCTCCAGCGCGTGAAGCCACTGCCGGCGGTGCCCGAGATCGAATCGATCATGACGGCGGTGCTGCAGCACGCGGAAATGGCGATCCGCGGTGGCACGCCGGCGGGAACGGTGCTGCGTGAGCTGGATCGCACGACCGGCCGCATCCTGGAGAAGCGGCGCTGGATGCTGGCGCGGCAGCAGGAAGAGGTCGCGTCGCCGCGCGGAGCGGGGGCACCGTGA